In Cystobacter ferrugineus, the following proteins share a genomic window:
- a CDS encoding GNAT family N-acetyltransferase — protein MLAAIGWGDFAEAISFWELQTGKTPPQWLLALQSAFSTRWAIPEDAAAVWAVQQAAFLPLAQRLPSRPTALGEDEACWRQHLECAPRRTVVVHVEGELVAAGRVDGAVPQGELKRIAVHPAWQSRGVGRRLVEALESHARELGFVRLRAGTRRRLPDNRAFYERLGYRVVALEPYPPGIDDHTVWMEKDL, from the coding sequence ATGTTGGCCGCCATAGGATGGGGAGACTTCGCCGAAGCCATCAGCTTCTGGGAGTTACAGACAGGAAAGACCCCCCCACAGTGGCTGCTGGCCCTTCAATCCGCGTTCAGCACCCGCTGGGCCATCCCAGAGGACGCCGCGGCCGTGTGGGCCGTGCAGCAGGCGGCCTTCCTGCCACTCGCGCAACGCTTGCCGTCCCGACCCACCGCACTGGGGGAGGACGAGGCGTGCTGGCGCCAGCACCTGGAGTGCGCCCCTCGCCGGACCGTGGTGGTGCACGTGGAGGGCGAGCTGGTGGCCGCGGGGCGTGTGGACGGTGCGGTGCCCCAGGGGGAATTGAAACGCATCGCCGTGCACCCCGCGTGGCAGTCCCGGGGAGTCGGGCGTCGGCTGGTGGAGGCCCTGGAGTCCCACGCCCGGGAGCTCGGGTTCGTCCGCCTGCGCGCGGGCACCCGGAGGCGGCTGCCCGACAACCGGGCCTTCTACGAGCGCCTGGGGTATCGGGTCGTCGCGCTCGAGCCCTATCCCCCCGGCATCGATGATCACACCGTCTGGATGGAAAAGGACCTCTGA
- a CDS encoding aldehyde dehydrogenase family protein: MTTLTVDNPYTGDVACAVPLADEATVNTVLDQARAAARAARATSLAQRKDWCERMVAAMEAKADAIATDITRMMGKPLAQARGEIRGMAERARYMLSIADTALADIVLPPKAGFERRIVKEPLGVVVDLPAWNYPLLTAVNVVVPAVLAGNAVVVKHSPRSPLCGEHFARAFAEAGAPPHLVQAMHCDHPTSERVVGDARVDHVVFTGSVYGGQRLTVAGAARFRHMGLELGGNDPAYVAPDCDFDKTVENVVDGAIYNAGQSCCAVERVYVHRSLYKRFTEACEALVRGYVLGDPMSDKTTLGPIAQPNHPLELEQLVEDARGKGARVVVGGKRTQVDGKGRFFEATLVTELDDSMQLMRQESFGPLLPIAPVDSDEEALARMNKSDLGLTASVWTKDRERAARFATQLEFGTVYMNRCDSVDPALPWIGVKNSGRGHSLSALGFDQLTRPKSIHFRLSF, from the coding sequence ATGACCACCCTGACTGTCGACAATCCCTACACGGGCGACGTCGCCTGCGCCGTTCCGCTCGCGGACGAGGCCACCGTGAACACCGTGCTCGATCAGGCCCGAGCCGCTGCCCGGGCGGCGCGAGCCACCTCGCTCGCCCAGCGCAAGGACTGGTGCGAGCGCATGGTCGCCGCCATGGAGGCGAAGGCGGACGCCATCGCCACGGACATCACCCGGATGATGGGCAAGCCGCTCGCCCAGGCACGGGGCGAGATCCGCGGCATGGCCGAGCGCGCCCGGTACATGCTCTCCATCGCGGACACGGCGCTGGCGGACATCGTGCTGCCGCCCAAGGCGGGCTTCGAGCGCCGGATCGTCAAGGAGCCGCTGGGCGTGGTGGTGGATCTTCCCGCGTGGAACTACCCGCTGCTCACCGCGGTGAACGTGGTGGTGCCGGCGGTGCTGGCGGGCAACGCGGTGGTGGTGAAGCACTCGCCGCGCTCGCCCCTGTGCGGAGAGCACTTCGCCCGGGCCTTCGCCGAGGCGGGGGCGCCCCCTCATCTCGTCCAGGCGATGCACTGCGATCACCCCACCAGCGAGCGCGTGGTGGGCGACGCGCGAGTGGACCACGTGGTGTTCACCGGCTCGGTGTACGGCGGCCAGCGGCTCACGGTGGCGGGCGCCGCGCGCTTCCGGCACATGGGGCTGGAGCTGGGCGGGAACGATCCGGCGTACGTGGCGCCGGACTGTGACTTCGACAAGACGGTGGAGAACGTGGTGGACGGCGCCATCTACAACGCGGGCCAGAGCTGCTGCGCGGTGGAGCGCGTCTACGTGCACCGCTCGCTCTACAAGCGCTTCACCGAGGCGTGCGAGGCGCTGGTGCGCGGATACGTGCTCGGCGATCCGATGAGTGACAAGACGACGCTGGGCCCCATCGCGCAGCCCAACCACCCGCTGGAGCTGGAGCAGCTCGTGGAGGACGCTCGCGGCAAGGGGGCCCGGGTGGTGGTGGGCGGCAAGCGGACCCAGGTGGATGGCAAGGGCCGCTTCTTCGAGGCCACGCTCGTCACGGAGCTGGACGACTCCATGCAGTTGATGCGGCAGGAGTCCTTCGGGCCGCTGCTGCCCATCGCGCCGGTGGACTCGGACGAGGAAGCACTCGCGCGGATGAACAAGTCGGATCTCGGCCTGACGGCGAGTGTCTGGACGAAGGATCGGGAGCGCGCCGCACGCTTCGCCACCCAGCTCGAGTTCGGCACCGTCTACATGAACCGGTGCGACTCGGTGGATCCGGCGCTGCCGTGGATTGGCGTGAAGAACTCGGGCCGTGGACACAGCTTGAGCGCGCTGGGCTTCGATCAGCTCACCCGGCCCAAGTCCATCCACTTCCGGTTGTCTTTCTAG
- a CDS encoding VOC family protein, with translation MKLGYVILYVANVPASVDFYEKAFGLQRRFLHESGQYAELETGATALAFAAEEMAKDNGLTVRFNRPREDAAAVEVALVTPDVEAAYERAVKAGARAEQPPKQKPWGQTVAYVRDLDGVLVELCTPITA, from the coding sequence ATGAAGCTCGGCTACGTCATCCTCTACGTCGCGAACGTGCCCGCCTCCGTCGACTTCTACGAGAAGGCCTTCGGCCTGCAACGCCGCTTCCTTCACGAGAGTGGCCAATACGCGGAGCTGGAGACCGGCGCGACGGCGCTGGCCTTCGCCGCGGAGGAGATGGCGAAGGACAATGGCCTCACCGTGCGCTTCAACCGGCCCAGGGAGGACGCGGCGGCGGTGGAGGTGGCACTCGTCACGCCAGACGTCGAGGCCGCCTACGAGCGCGCGGTGAAGGCCGGCGCCCGGGCCGAGCAGCCGCCCAAGCAGAAGCCCTGGGGGCAGACGGTGGCCTACGTGAGGGATCTCGACGGGGTGCTCGTGGAACTCTGCACGCCGATCACCGCCTGA
- the dacB gene encoding D-alanyl-D-alanine carboxypeptidase/D-alanyl-D-alanine endopeptidase, whose amino-acid sequence MRRPPFASLLLAVLALPACVSSPPLRPSTPTLSAVADALFESVEHEGTGVGVLVVDAATGTPLYARRENARSLPASTMKVVSTSAALSAFGPDFRFHTPVWLEGTQVGNLFLGDLVVEASGDPSLGSWRFPETALACERLADALLARGIRQWHGALQVSHANPGLYDLYGPGWAWDDAASAYSAAPTAFVFRENVVDLTLTRPEGQDCASPLRRPLEVRYTPPIDASSTVVYTDPGAQRAGVGCVRERGTGRTRCVWRAPGGQCPRQASLRVSVDEPQALFTACLEEALRARGIWRVPEAPGQATPPALLRREPLLDFVSPSLAELVKVTNKESLNLYAERLALRFARERTGNESYAALREAMEKELARRGIPPRLLRSVDGSGLSRYNLATARGMVGVLSTSLQEPSASALVDSLPIAGVDGTLANSAFPPELRGLIRAKTGTLSGQKAYVGLAERPHDAEHPRLVFALLLSNLDEQPAYTAGQVFERFAEAMVKLPPR is encoded by the coding sequence ATGCGCCGTCCCCCGTTCGCGAGCCTCCTGCTCGCCGTCCTCGCGCTACCCGCCTGTGTTTCCTCGCCCCCCCTCCGTCCTTCCACGCCGACCCTGAGCGCCGTGGCGGACGCGCTCTTCGAGTCCGTCGAGCACGAGGGCACCGGCGTGGGCGTCCTCGTGGTGGACGCGGCCACGGGCACACCGCTCTACGCCCGGCGCGAGAACGCCCGCTCGCTTCCCGCGTCCACCATGAAGGTGGTGTCCACCTCGGCGGCCCTGTCCGCGTTCGGCCCGGACTTCCGCTTCCATACGCCCGTGTGGTTGGAAGGCACGCAAGTGGGCAACCTCTTCCTCGGAGATCTCGTGGTGGAGGCCTCCGGAGATCCCTCCCTGGGCTCGTGGCGCTTTCCCGAGACGGCCCTGGCCTGTGAGCGGCTCGCCGATGCGCTGCTGGCCCGGGGCATCCGGCAGTGGCACGGGGCGCTCCAGGTGAGCCACGCCAACCCGGGGCTGTACGATCTCTACGGTCCGGGCTGGGCCTGGGACGACGCGGCCTCCGCCTACAGCGCGGCGCCCACCGCCTTCGTCTTCCGGGAGAACGTGGTGGACCTCACCCTCACGCGTCCCGAGGGCCAGGACTGTGCCTCGCCCCTGCGGCGGCCCCTGGAGGTGCGCTACACGCCGCCCATCGATGCGTCCTCGACCGTGGTGTACACCGACCCGGGCGCCCAGCGGGCCGGGGTGGGGTGCGTGCGCGAGCGTGGGACGGGACGCACGCGCTGCGTCTGGCGCGCGCCGGGAGGACAGTGCCCGCGCCAGGCCTCGCTGCGCGTGTCCGTGGACGAGCCCCAGGCGCTGTTCACCGCCTGCCTGGAAGAAGCCCTGCGTGCGCGAGGCATCTGGCGCGTGCCGGAGGCGCCTGGACAGGCCACCCCGCCCGCGCTCCTGCGACGCGAGCCGCTGTTGGACTTCGTCAGTCCCTCCCTCGCCGAGCTCGTGAAGGTGACGAACAAGGAATCCCTCAACCTCTACGCCGAGCGGCTCGCCTTGCGCTTCGCCCGCGAGCGCACGGGCAACGAGAGCTACGCCGCGCTGCGCGAGGCGATGGAGAAGGAGCTCGCGCGCCGGGGCATCCCGCCGCGGCTGTTGCGGTCCGTGGATGGCAGTGGCCTGTCCCGCTACAACCTGGCCACCGCGCGGGGGATGGTGGGGGTGCTCTCCACCAGCCTCCAGGAGCCGTCCGCGAGCGCGCTGGTGGACAGCCTGCCCATCGCCGGCGTGGATGGCACGCTCGCGAACAGTGCCTTCCCGCCGGAGCTCCGGGGCCTCATCCGCGCCAAGACGGGGACGCTCTCGGGGCAGAAGGCCTATGTGGGGCTCGCCGAGCGCCCTCACGACGCCGAGCACCCCCGCCTCGTCTTCGCGCTCCTGCTGAGCAACCTCGACGAGCAGCCCGCCTACACGGCGGGCCAGGTGTTCGAGCGCTTCGCGGAGGCGATGGTGAAGCTGCCTCCGCGCTGA